tttattttattttaacgatTTAAGACAGGATTTTAACCATTTAAAGGTAAGACTCATTAGAATTATACTTAATCTTTACATTCGGATCATCGTCAAGTGCATCATTATTCTCGGTTCCCTACCAAAATCTCTTAAAGTTAGTACCCCCCTCCCGGGAAAAATCTAGTTTTGACGAAATAATAAAggcaatttttctttaaatgattgAGTCTATCGAGAATATTTAAATTAGATATTAACATATGAATCAAAAAATCAATGGCACTTTGCacaaacattataaaaaatatatagaagtGTGTTTTTTTATACTCAGTTGGGGTATAGAAGAAAGAGaatcagaggaaattcggacatCATAACAGCATAATTGTCATATTCATTTCTAATTAAACTGCTCTTATAAAACTGCATCTGATATGTAATATCAATATCCTTGTATGTGAGCTCTTATAATGATTATAACTAAAAACGAACAAGTTTCTCCAAATGTACTACTTTTAATAACatagtatatgtatacatgtaggatgGTAGATTTGTGTTAGTACCTTAACAAGTGACTTACACCACACATCACTTACAATACCGCATACTAGCATCAATATGTCTGATGctttgcttatatttattatctTACTTGGACTACATTAGATCTATAATGTGTTTATTCTGTAGATACTAGTATTGGTGTCTATGAAGtaaaatgtaatcaaaattaatacatattgtaaacattttcatttaaggtagctccatactcgtaaaattctctgaggaaagttgaaaaaccgaactgatttcgacttaatagacttaaatgtcatcaattgttagaaaaaatatacatgtcatcacactttttgagatgccagataaacataaactaaagcatattttagcattagaaaaatgtatttttttctgttaaaagtaaaatcttgaaggcagaaatttgtttttcttgtttaattttaatgtcaactttatcagaaaactaaaattacaaaaatatttaaaaattaatcgttggaataagaaaaactatagcatttagacatacaactgagagaaaagtcagaaatagagttatttcccctttgcatagataaaatatataaaaatttggaaatttagtataaaattaagtgcgaaaatatctttaacataccaataattctaattacatccatgtgattatattcacataaaataaataaaactatcttgcacaatttttaaagaattcaaagttttacaaaaaggtgtgacgtcacagaacactggatctactttaatttagatattaaaGTAAATTTCATCTATTTTGACTTGGAGATTTATTCACTGTACATTAAATCTAGGCCTCActaatattatttcttgttCGTCGTACCCCGTGTGCTCGAATTTAAATTAAACTatacaaataatgtaattattaatttgCCACATCCAGAAAATTCTGTgctgttttctgtttttatttcgCTCTAGTTTTCACATTTTAGATAGTTTTGATTTATTAATCAGAAAcaagtagaaaaaatataattgtccACACAAATTTATTTATGGACCGCCCAAAAATTTtgactacaaaaattaatactttGTTATTTAATCGCTCACCCGGTCATACCTTTTTTCACTGGATGTCcgacaaacaagaaattaaatTGGTTCGGCCCTATGAAACTATAATAcccatgaatatatatataaatataattatataaagtttgatattaaaaaaatatgaaaagctAAAATCAGATTCAGTCtggtaaaattttaatgttattttctgAAAGTATATCTCCTCAGTACTTGGTATTGAGAGTATACCATGAATGGcattatcatttttacaatatatgttCTCTGATGCTAACACTACCTAGTTATGATATACTTAGACCATGTTAACCAATGTTTGTGTTACAGATGACCTCTGATGTGAGTCACCTAACTTCAGTATTCCCCCTACTGGTGGACTCCATCTTCATGTCCTCCTCCCTGGCCGTGATTCTGATCGACTGGAACCACAGCTTTCTGGAGAGGTCACTGCTCAGGCTGATACTGAGTTATCTCCCTCGATGGAGATATCGCAACATCAGGCAGGATGTGTACCTGTGTCTGTTTGCCTTCGCTCTTGGCGTGATATACATGAAAAAGTTGTCTTTTGACATGGAAGTTTGTAGGATTATTTTCATTGCTGTTGCTGTACTGCTGTCATTCTGGCTCCAGAgtaaaacaaaagaagaaaatgtgTCGGACAAATGTATTGGAACCTCAAAGATAAAGGTATCCAACAAGTCAGTGGGAGAGTCCTTGGTTACCAGGGACCAGGAAGTCAGTGTCTCCACCTGCTGTGAGGCAGGGATACCTCAATCCCTGCTGTCTCTGCTCCCCTCCTCTTCAGAACCTCAGTCTGAGGTTGACATTGAGGAGGAGATGAGGCAGAGTTATGTTAAAAACTTTCGGGAAAAGTTTGATGAAGCGATTGTTCCTGAGGAGAAACTGGTGACAGCCATCAAGTACCTGAACACAATCAAGGGAGGTAAGTCAAATCCAATCTTATTGACTGAACATTGGTTAGATTAACAGGGGTGTTCATATTAAAAGGAAATCATTTAAGCATGCAACTGGGTAACTTATAAGTTGGGTTTACTAAAACTgtctttaaagaaaaagaaatgtactactacatgtatgtatgtattgtAAGTTGTTTCTGACCGTGTGAGAGACAGCGATTACCAATATACATATGTACCTGGTACATTACCCTCAGATCTTCGTCTATTTTACCCACAAATACATGTTCATTAGAATCGTTTTGAATTTAAGTTATTGAGATGTAAAAATATAGCTAAACATTACATTTTGAATAagtgtatttattattttttctgttaattAAACTTTTTGCTTTGCACCCAGTAATGGTTCTTGAGTGTTCATATATCTTAGGGTTTTTAGTAAAGCAGACATTTGTATCTACATTGCACTTTTCTaaaactgtaaaccaactttattcgctataactttattttggagTTTTCCGAAGATAAATTGGTTAATGCCAACTAATTTTCTCAATCAAGATTTATATTAtctggagaaaaaaattaaaagagacATTTGAGAACTGGTTCACGGCGAGAAATTATCATGACGACAAGGTTCTAAATTTCTCACatgtgaataaaagttggtttacaatatttattgaaGGTATGCACTACAAcctaaattaatttaaagagaTTCTATTATTCAGCTTGAAGTGAAACCGATGgctatttttaatgaaaactttGCTTGTTTTGAATAACATTTAGATCCATGAATCACAAAAACCAAAGTGTCTACTCTATGACTGTACACTTTGATATCTTCTTTAAAACTATaatgtgatacatgtagtacatttaGCTGTAGCCATTATTTATTGCTGTACTGAAATTCTTTTAATCAGTCAAATGTTAAGGATATACCTGAGATTTAGCATCTTGTTGAGGAACCTGATtccttattttctttaaaaaatattgcttgtTTATCAGGTATGGCTGCTCACAGAGATTTTGACAAGCTGATGCATGCAGTGGACCACATTGATAAGTTCACATTGAGTTCACGCCTGGATGACTCAGGATTCCCTCAGGATTATTCCTACGATGAGCTGAGCCACATCATGGTAAAGGAGAAGATGTATAGACCCCAGGAGTTCTGGAGAGTGCTGGAGATATGTCTGGAAACCAGTGGTAAGTGACGACAAATCAAAGTTAGGAAATAGAAATGGATTCTACAGCAAATGAATTCATACAATAAACTTGGTTGGGTGATTTACATTTTATAAGCTGTGAaatggtttataaaaaaagaaaactttactttCAATCAAGTTCATATGAGAATTAATTatacttattttaattatatttcttaCAATTCAATTCACTGACATACATATGCCGAAACTTAAAGAAATTTTCCTCATAAATAATCTGTGATCTGAGTGAAAAGTTTACATAAGcaaaaactttttcatttattatgaaTGAAATAGCGTGTTACAAACAGAAGTtgtgtatttcataaataaattaaaagtttttacGGTGACATACGGTATtatatattgaatgtttttgtgCAACTGTTGGACACAATTACATAATGAATCCCATAAATCCTTCAAAAGTCTGaagatttttataattgaactgttttcaaaataatgcaaaactgcatgaaatatattttgaaaactaatCAGAGTTGTTGGAATTATAAGTCTAAGAGATGTTGATGATAAATAATTATCTCCCTGTACAATGAAAATGATTATGATGGAAAAATAGTATTCAGCAGAGAATGTCTGAGAAACATCTACATAAGATAAATAGGGGaacaacaaaaaacattatgttaactttttttcatttgatgtcactgatttctttcaattaatttGATTGTACATATACAagtcttttattcattttttcccAGGTTTCCTGCCATCTCCTGAGGAGTTTGAGGAAATCCGCAATGAAACGAAAGGTATAGGTAATAacagtttgattttatttggcCATATGTaaagaacttttatttgatCTTAAAAATTGGACATGATTATTTTAAGCAATACCCAGTGATTAATTGTGTTAATTGATTTTATCTTTACGTATCAAGATaatgttatttgttttaaaatagatattataaagacatatataaatttgaaatgtttactgTTTTATATGATAGTCTGAGAGATTACAGatttattgtataaatgtatatcagaagatttactttgtatataataaaaaatactggaTATATTAatagaatattattttttaaaaatcaattgtatgtagtacaatatatttaatttatctatAGTGAATAATTAATCAGTGTGTCACAACCATGTGATTGTAGTTGAACTGGAGGAAGAAGTGGAGGAGGCTAGACAGGAAGTGGAGGAGACCCATCAGGCCCTGGAGAGGAGCATTAGGGTGGTAGAGGAAACCACACAGGAAGTGGTGGAGTCCCGCCAAAAATACAGGTCTCTCAAACAGAGGCTGCAGCAGAGGGATCAGGCCTTACAGCAGAAGGATCAAGCCTTACAGCAGAAAGATCAAGCTTTACAGCAACACCAGCAAGCCTTACAGCAACACCAGCAAGCCTTACAGCAGAAGGATCAGGCCTTACAGCAGAAGGATCAGGCCTTACAGCAGAAGGACAGAATGCTGGAGCAGAAGGACAGAATAATTCAACAAGAGAGACAGAGGGTGAGAGAGCTGGAGCAGAACCCTGAGGGC
This portion of the Magallana gigas chromosome 7, xbMagGiga1.1, whole genome shotgun sequence genome encodes:
- the LOC136270159 gene encoding inhibitor of apoptosis protein-like, which gives rise to MTSDVSHLTSVFPLLVDSIFMSSSLAVILIDWNHSFLERSLLRLILSYLPRWRYRNIRQDVYLCLFAFALGVIYMKKLSFDMEVCRIIFIAVAVLLSFWLQSKTKEENVSDKCIGTSKIKVSNKSVGESLVTRDQEVSVSTCCEAGIPQSLLSLLPSSSEPQSEVDIEEEMRQSYVKNFREKFDEAIVPEEKLVTAIKYLNTIKGGMAAHRDFDKLMHAVDHIDKFTLSSRLDDSGFPQDYSYDELSHIMVKEKMYRPQEFWRVLEICLETSGFLPSPEEFEEIRNETKVELEEEVEEARQEVEETHQALERSIRVVEETTQEVVESRQKYRSLKQRLQQRDQALQQKDQALQQKDQALQQHQQALQQHQQALQQKDQALQQKDQALQQKDRMLEQKDRIIQQERQRVRELEQNPEGEFQRRLREMEEEIRRLSAKSNRAVCKICRVEEVQVSFSPCNHLVSCEGCVPSLPQNKCPMCRKTIQGTVKMILA